A genomic region of Elephas maximus indicus isolate mEleMax1 chromosome 10, mEleMax1 primary haplotype, whole genome shotgun sequence contains the following coding sequences:
- the DIO3 gene encoding thyroxine 5-deiodinase, which translates to MPRQAAPRSLPGVGGGGQGSRGAATTMLRSLLLHSLRLCAQTASCLVLFPRFLGTAFMLWLLDFLCIRKHFLGRRRRGQPETEVELNSDGEEVPPDDPPISVSDDNRLCTLASLKAVWHGQKLDFFKQAHEGGPAPNSEVVLPDGFQSQRILDYVRGNRPLVLNFGSCTUPPFMARMSAFQRLVTKYRRDVDFLIIYIEEAHPSDGWVTTDSPYSIPQHRSLEDRVSAARVLQQGAPGCALVLDTMANSSSSAYGAYFERLYVIQNGTIVYQGGRGPDGYQVAELRTWLERYDEQLHSAQTRRV; encoded by the coding sequence ATGCCGCGCCAGGCCGCCCCGCGGTCCTTGCCCGGAGTTGGTGGGGGGGGTCAGGGGTCCCGGGGGGCTGCGACCACCATGCTCCGCTCCCTGCTGCTTCACTCGCTGAGGCTCTGCGCCCAGACGGCCTCGTGCCTCGTGCTCTTCCCGCGCTTCCTCGGCACGGCCTTCATGCTCTGGCTTCTCGACTTCCTGTGCATCCGAAAGCATTTCCTGGGCCGCCGCCGTCGGGGCCAGCCCGAGACCGAGGTGGAGCTCAACAGCGACGGCGAAGAGGTGCCCCCCGACGACCCCCCCATCAGCGTGTCCGACGACAACCGCCTTTGCACCCTGGCGTCGCTCAAGGCAGTGTGGCACGGCCAGAAGTTGGATTTCTTCAAACAGGCGCACGAGGGCGGCCCAGCACCCAACTCCGAAGTGGTCCTGCCCGACGGCTTCCAGAGCCAGCGCATCCTCGACTATGTGCGTGGGAACCGCCCGCTGGTGCTCAATTTCGGCAGCTGCACCTGACCCCCGTTCATGGCGCGCATGAGCGCCTTCCAACGCCTGGTCACCAAGTACCGGCGCGATGTGGACTTCCTCATCATCTACATCGAGGAAGCACACCCTTCCGACGGCTGGGTCACCACAGACTCTCCCTACAGCATCCCGCAGCACCGAAGCTTGGAGGACCGCGTCAGCGCTGCACGGGTACTGCAGCAAGGCGCTCCCGGATGTGCGCTGGTTCTTGATACCATGGCTAACTCCAGCAGTTCGGCCTACGGCGCCTACTTCGAGCGTCTCTACGTCATCCAGAATGGCACCATTGTGTACCAGGGTGGCCGTGGGCCCGACGGCTACCAGGTAGCAGAGTTGCGCACCTGGCTGGAGCGCTACGATGAGCAACTGCACAGTGCTCAAACTCGTCGGGTGTAA